Within the Thalassophryne amazonica chromosome 19, fThaAma1.1, whole genome shotgun sequence genome, the region acagtaagacttggaccttcattctcctgagaAGGTATCAGCATTGCTCAAcaactctgtccagtgacctcatgactccataagctctgccCAACAATCTCTTGGTCGCAGTAGCTAAAAACCCAGAGATACACTGTTAAACCgagcactccattttaatacaataattaagttaatgtaactcaaactttgaaaacgttatagtcatttccattaattaaactaactcaaaaatgaattgttatcataacaactcagttcctttaagtgcatttcaagctttggggcatttaagtgttggtgatgtattttcaGCGCATtgtttcactcattttaattgagtttatgtaacggacgccagcaggtgtcgctgtgcatatgtagttagtaaacctcactaccaacagctcaaaagaattctctggtcacagggccagagccctgggttttagccttctttaGGTtacagagtccgacttccatgccggagatcgtgagttcgcgtcccaaggggagtgaatgggcggagttataacaacacaacgcagagtcaacaagtaaaccaaagaatgcatcaaaaaaaacCTAatacaaaatgtaatgcaaatttttttaggcagaaatttatttgtcacttttttattgaaaaacacaaACTAGATTTACATGAGTCTAATTAATTAtaaattaagttactaaaactttaacaattaaatttttgaaaattattttatttaagttgttaAGTTGTTTAAGTTGTATTTAAGTTTTATTAAATGGCTTAAGGCAAtctgtttcctcaaatggtttgagttcaacaaactcattgagttttacagtgtatgaatgtcactgctgagatacgtGAATATCTCTACAAGATAGCAACATTCACCGCATACAGGCAAAAGTCTGATTGCCGAATCTTGATCCAGGGCAGTCATGACTCCAGACACTGAAACAAGAGATAACACattatgaaaaagttcagatcatGATTACGACCAAAATTATCATGGTTATCAGTATTATCACGATATTGTTAGACTGTGCTGACCCACAACATTCTTCTGTATAGAGAACATCTTCATCTAATATATCACTTGCAGTCTTGTAACAGTCAAAATATTCCCCCACTTCAAACTTAGTCCTGTGAGAATGCTGGACAGTTTCTTGGAACAGCCAATTTGTGACATTttctgtgactaacatttatgtgTTCATTCTTGATGTAATCCTATGGTGAAAACTAGAAaactttactgatttaaagggAAACAGAAacgctttttgagaatttgtttgtgcattccttggtaaaaaattgttattcatacacttgcagaatgtttgagcgcagtgtagataatattatttgaatcaaatttgccactaaattgacatgtaaatcatcattggctgaagtcagtggagggcatttccggttgacgtcactggttggggtgTTCTGGGCAGTTTACTGAGCTCTCTCATTGAAGTTctattagtctcatcaagaaacaggtggaatatgccagaaagctgcgcatgttggcaaaatggaggaacaagggagacagtaTTTCCTTCCATAAATAAGTGGTCTTGGTTATTTTTGTCACGTTGTCCGTGACATTtgattgataaacaggtgtatgttttctGCTTGTGCCTGTGTTGTCTGAGAACACGGATGAGacttacacacaccactcacacacagagatgtgcacacacacaccactgacttcatgaatgaaacttggtcaataaaggataattgcgtaaaaaaaaaaaaaaaaaaaaaaaaaaaaaaaaaaaaaatatatatatatatatatatatatatatatatatatatatttcgtaatggcattttaacacgtattttgcgagtgttcagtcgtgaatccccattgaaaatgcattaacacctGGGAACTTTGTcagtattttgcccggttaggaggtgtcatgtcgctgtccatgaagggacgttcgtgtttagtgggcagcattgggagtgcggactctagtagtcatatataaGCTCTTTGTTCatgcctctggcagggaatctcagaacgaggctcaCCTTCCCCCCAACCAGGTACGTCacccgcctgacctgcataaatggtagCAGCTGGTCaatgtcaaagcctctcagatCACGACTAAAACAAagttttctgtagatgttttatggtctttagtgtttcttttcgggggaggtgatggtctagtggttaaggtgttgggcttgagaccagaagatcctcagttcaaatcccagcctgactggaaaatcgccaaggacccttgggcaaggcatttaatcccctattgctcccggtgcgcAGTGAGTGCCCTGTATGGTAGCACcaccacatcggggtgaatgtgaggcattatttgtaaagcgctttgagcgtctgatgcagatggaaaagcgctatataaatgcagttcattgacCATTTAACTATCAAAAGAAcacattttttgtgtttattcatgctataatTAATCAGTGggtgtttctgttcccctttaaggcATGACCACCTGAACTTTCACTATTAATCCTCAGCTGACACCAATGGATGATATGTCAACAAACTTGGCAACGCACATACTTGTTACTAATGTGGGCTTGCAGTCTTCAACAGAGGCAGATGACAAGGCTGTGCCATCTGTCCATAGTGGAGGCGACAAAAGCAAATACCAGAGAACTAGGATGTGGCGTAACTAACAACAGCCGGCGGAGCAAGGCGTAACCACCACAACTCGTTCTCCTTTCTCTCATCAATCACTTATCAGGGCTTTTGTATCACTATTTATACCTCTGCCTGCATTGCATGGCACTGTATAACAGTGTGGGCAACAACTGTGGAAATAACATTTGATACAGATGTAAGAACAGTGCAGTATATTCGGTTGCATCACAAATAAAGTTTCAAGGCCAACTCACTCAACTCAACCTTCCAcatctttgtaaaataaaatcatagcaaaggctttaaaaaaaaaatagatgcagtattaatttttaaaaagtaaaagaataaaggACATTTTGCACAGAACACAATTAATAACAACTCATATTTGGGCTATTAGAGGTCATATGTTGAACAGATATGACAGACAATCAGAACAACTAGCTACGGAAACTGAATAACAAAATACTCGTAGTACTCCCTTTCCGGTGGTGTTTATGTCACAGAGCAAACATTCCAGTGTGCTGTTGACTAGAATGTATACAAACAAACtgctgctaatgttaagaacaGAGCcgtggattaattgcaaagttgacatacagtggggaaaataagtatttgttacACTGTCAATTttgaagttttcccacctacaaagaatggagaggtctaattttttatcataggcacacttcaactgtgagagacaatcttaaaacaaacaaacaaaaaaatccataaagtcacattgtatgagttttaaataattaatttacattttattgcatgaaataagtacttgatacaatagaaaaacagacattaatatttgttataaaaacctttgtttgcagttacagaggtcacgtTTCATCTTctacagatctttcaggttttgaaattcagctccctccaaagatttcagGCCACTCcacgaccttgaaatgcttcttacagagcccttccttagttgccctggctatgtgtttggagtcattgtcatgctggaaaacccagacACGACccttcttcaatgctcttactgagggaaggaggttgtttgccaaaatctcatgatacatgaccccatccatcctctcttcagtacggtgcagtcgtcctgtcccctttgcagaaaagcacccctaaagtatgatgtttccacccccatgcttcacgattgggacagtgttcttggggttattctcatcctccaaacacggcgagtggcgtTGATACCAAAAgctgtattttggtctcatctaaccacatgatcttctcccatacctcctctggatcatccagatggtcactggtggacCTCAAATGGGACTGGACATGTGCTGTCATGACCAGGGGGACCTTgttaccctgcaggattttaaaccatgacagcaacatgtgttactaatgtaatctttgtgactgtggtcccagctctcttcaggtcattgaccagatgtcttttatacaggtgacgagttcaaacaggtgcagttaatacagttaaagagtgcagcacagagcgggcttcttaaagaagaactaacaggtctgtgagagcctgaattcttgctggttggtaggtgatcagatacttatttcatgcaataaaaagcaaattaattgCTTAAAAACCAGAcaatgattttctggattttctttaaattctgtctctcacagttaaagtTTACCTACGAtaacaattacagacctctccatgggaagacttgcaaaatcgacagtggatcaaatacttatttgcctcactgtaagtgTGATTTCATatcatgatgactcgtttttaaagtGGTAACTgtattaattttgatgcagtcacgataaaataattaaaagagtTTCCGGTTAAGAGATTCCGGTTAAGGGTCCCAGGAAGGCTGGAGCCGACCCAAGCCAAAAGAGAGTACGCAAGCTGTAATTGAAATCGTGGACCCCGGGTTTAAGTGTGAATGAGTGGCACTCACAGGAGCCACCGTGCACACCCACAAAGAAGATGTGTCAACATAACAGATTAGCAGCATTAGGAATGAAAATAAAAGACTGTGTGTACTgtatttgtgttttatttatttattcaaatgcTCCCCAGAAGAGGAAGTAAAGAGGCCAGGAGCCTTTGGCCATTTTGCCTTTTGTGTAAAGTGCTTTCTTTGTGTGTACAGCAACCGAAAGCACAAACTTCACTTAAAATATGTGTAACAACATTTAAACAATGCTGGAGTTTGTCCAATCTCCTGCACAGATCTCAATGGTTCGTTCCAAGTGATAAGTCAGTTCATTTGCAGGTTTCACagttacaaataaaaataaataagaaaaacagaaaattaatttaatttatccaAATTCACATTAATAAATAAGTCAGAAAAGAATGAATGAGAATTCTGAGCACaaagctgtggttcattttgcttTAAATTTTGACATGGTTTTTCACAGTATTTTCTAGTACATGTTTATATAAAGACTGTTAAATATGAAAGTCGCCATTTTATATAGATGCACATTAATCAACTGTCCAGTCAGTTGGGAGTGTTCAGTATGTTTCACAAAGGTCAATGgaattttacataagaaaaacaaaactgtttttcatttattcttatttattatttatttctaaGTTAACCACTGCATTATgtgctcaccggccactttattaggtacacctgttcaatcgtTTGTTAACAAAATACCTGACCAACCAATCACATGCATCTAGAGGTGGTGAAGATGATTTGCTGAAGtccaactgagcatcagaatggggcagAAAGGGGatctaagtgactttgaacatggcttGACTGTTGAAGTCAGACGGTGTGTCTGTATATTTCAGAAACTGGTGATCtcctgggattttcacgcacaaccacCTCTAAGgcttacagagaatggtctgaaaaagagaagatatccagtgagcaacagttgtgtggatgaaaatgccttgttgatgtcagaggagaatgggcagactggttgaatgggcgactgtgatgccatcatgtcaatatggaccaacatctctgaggaatgtttacaACACGTTGTTGAATccttgccatgaagaattaatgcAGTTGtggaggcaaaagggggtccaaccctgTACTAGCAAGGCATACCTAATAAAGTGGGTGGTGAGTGAAATTTAATACTATAGCACAATGCACCCAATGACAATTGCAGGTTAATTCTTCAGCCAAAGTATGGGGGAATTGGATCAATGCAGgtgcccccaaaaacaacagccactctgaacgaccgataagggaatcgttaagcaaaaaggctattgatgtcggtggatcgaatcatttcttaaggagaGCTCTCTGCTCCAGCATGCATATTCATAAGGAGTGAATAACATCAAGTTTTAAAAGGCACAATACATCGACTTACTATATGTAACACGGAGCTGAAATGTAGCATGTGAAAAACTCTTACTAGCAATTTAGGTTACTGGTTAGGATTGGTCCAAATTAAGAGACTCACTCATTCTCACTTGTACTTATCAGAACCAAAGTTTTCAGAGGCAAATGTGAATTAATTTTTACAGAGTTCCTGAAGGAAATTTTGCGAACCCATTCGCTCGCTCACTGGCTGTCTCTATTAATCCTTTGCTTTCCCTAATACTGGTAGAGTTCCTAACATActtgaaattaaataaaaatggtgTGTTTTTACTTTTGTTACAGTACAAACAGATGATGAGCAGTAAATCAAAAGCAAATGAAGGCTTAGCAAAACTAGTGTGTAAATTTTGTAATAATGTGAaagacgaggtctgttagaaaactatccaacctttttatttttttaaaaaactatatggatttgaatcatgtgtgcttgcatcagccacgcttgaaccttcgtgcgtatgcgtgagttttttcacgcctgtcggttgcgtcattcgcctgtgggcaggctttgagtgagcactggtccaccccccttgtcggattttcattgtcagggaaatggctgagcgattggagcagcgctgaatcaaatttttccaaaaactgtgagagacagccaggtagaaaccattctgaagattcagacggctttcggtgaggatactctgggtgtcacacagattaaggagcgttacaaccggattaaagacggcccacagcggcggagggcgctccacactccgagctgccatcgacaggctaaaacaaccagatcatttccaaagtgaaggctgtgttgatccgggacgtcatctgactaccagagaaattgcagaagagttggacatcagcacttttgcggcacattccactgttacaggagattttgtaatgaaagacatgcagaggaattcacgcgtcgggatggagccgcaatggcgtgcaacaaaaagcacgtccatgttggaaacaatttggaagattcagacggctttcggtggcttttcagtcgagtgagtatccgagaaattgtgtaacagctttgcatgtcacaacttgtcctgtgagacttccaacacggacgtgctggaatctgatgaggggggtggaccagtgctcactcaaagcctgcccacaggtgaatgacgcaaccgataggcgtgaaaaaactcaagcatgcgcacgaaggttcaagcttggctgatgcaagcgcacacgattcaaatccatatagtttttttttaaataaaaaggtcggatagttttctaacagacctcgtaaatagtaACAGACCTTGATGTTAAGTGAAAAACAAACCTTTCAAACTTGAGTATTCAACAGCAAAACAAATAAAGCACGATCAGTCCCAGTACCACTTGTCCAGGTTCTTAACTGTCTTGTATTCTTTGTGGTTACGCAAGTAATCACACACCAAACATGTGTGTTCGGACCAAATGTAGGGCTTCCTTACTTTAAAGTGACGTCGCCACTCAAAGTACCTGAGGTACATTTCCTCATTCTTATCGAGTAGCAGTAAGTAGTCAGCCAATTCTTTGGGTGATGTGAAGTCGTTTACATGGATAAATGAATCACCCGGGACAAAGTTCTCATAGTTCTGCCTAGGTGGGCCAAGAACCACTGGTACGGTTCCCAAAGATAGTGGATTATACAGTTTTTCAGTAATGTAGTCCTTGTGAATAGAGTTTTCAAAGGCAAGGTAGAACTTACAGCTGGTGATGGTGGAGTCATAGTCTTGCCATGGGATTTTATTCCCAAAGGCTTGTCCGTACGCATGAACCGGAATGTGTTTGGTCAGTTCATTGAAGTATTTCACACGTTCATGTTCTGGCCTCCAGTGGCTCACAATCCAACAGATCAGCTTGTCTTTTTCCACTGGTACAAAGGTCTCCTTATGTTCCAGTGGCATGATATAGCCAGAATGCACTGCAATGTCAGCATCCTGGCGGTAATTAAGGGTCAGATTGAACAGGTTCTTAATCCCAGGCAACTTGGAGGTATATGATGGAGACTCAAAGTTCATCCATATCCACTTCTGAAAGTGCGGTCGCGGGAGCAGTGGTAGGTTGGACAGGTCAGTGCTAATGTCTCTGTGATGGAAGACAACGCCGTTGGCTTTGCTGTAAAAGTTCTTGTCTGATGTGAGGAAACAGCCCTTGATGTTGAATTGTGAGCCACAAACGTCCAAGTCATAGTGGATCCCAAACGGGAAGAGCCACATCAGCACAATGGTCAGGTTTTTACCAGTCTTACTAACAAACACGTTTTTCATATCATCTGCAGATACTGTTGCCTCAACAGGATTCACTAACCACCTGGTGGGTGGCTGAAAATACACCAGGAACAGACACACAATGCATCCCAGAGTGACAATGCCAAGCAGAAGGGGTCGAAGTCTGAGAGGACTTTCTGTCGACATACTCT harbors:
- the LOC117532173 gene encoding alpha-(1,3)-fucosyltransferase 9-like, which codes for MSTESPLRLRPLLLGIVTLGCIVCLFLVYFQPPTRWLVNPVEATVSADDMKNVFVSKTGKNLTIVLMWLFPFGIHYDLDVCGSQFNIKGCFLTSDKNFYSKANGVVFHHRDISTDLSNLPLLPRPHFQKWIWMNFESPSYTSKLPGIKNLFNLTLNYRQDADIAVHSGYIMPLEHKETFVPVEKDKLICWIVSHWRPEHERVKYFNELTKHIPVHAYGQAFGNKIPWQDYDSTITSCKFYLAFENSIHKDYITEKLYNPLSLGTVPVVLGPPRQNYENFVPGDSFIHVNDFTSPKELADYLLLLDKNEEMYLRYFEWRRHFKVRKPYIWSEHTCLVCDYLRNHKEYKTVKNLDKWYWD